Proteins encoded in a region of the Misgurnus anguillicaudatus chromosome 9, ASM2758022v2, whole genome shotgun sequence genome:
- the arpc3 gene encoding actin-related protein 2/3 complex subunit 3 codes for MPAYHSSLMDADTKLVGNMALLPLKTQFKGPAPKETKDTDIIDEAIYYFKANVFFKNYEIKNEADRTLIYTTLYISECLKKLQKCSSRGQGEKEMYTLGITNFPIPGEPGFPLNAMYAKPSNKQEDETMRGYLQQIRQETGLRLCDRVFDPQTDKPSKWWVCFVKKQFMNKSLSAPGQ; via the exons atgccG GCTTACCACTCAAGCCTGATGGATGCAGACACCAAACTGGTGGGGAATATGGCATTACTGCCCctcaaaacacagtttaagggTCCTGCACCTAAAGAAACTAA AGACACAGATATTATCGATGAGGCCATCTACTACTTTAAAGCCAATGTTTTCTTCAAGAACTATGAAATTAAG AATGAGGCTGACCGAACTTTGATCTACACCACTCTTTACATCTCCGAATGCCTTAAGAAACTGCAAAAGTGTA GTTCAAGAGGTCAAGGAGAGAAAGAGATGTACACACTGGGAATCACCAACTTTCCCATCCCAGGAGAGCCTGGCTTCCCTCTGAATGCAATGTATGCTAAACCCTCCAACAAACAGGAGGACG AAACAATGAGGGGTTACCTGCAACAGATCCGACAGGAGACAGGACTGAGATTGTGTGACCGTGTGTTCGACCCTCAGACAGACAAACCAAGCAAG TGGTGGGTGTGCTTTGTAAAGAAACAGTTCATGAACAAAAGTCTGTCTGCACCGGGCCAGTAA
- the gpn3 gene encoding GPN-loop GTPase 3, whose amino-acid sequence MPRYAQLVMGPAGSGKSTYCATMIEHCQAINRSVQVVNLDPAAEHFNYPVMADIRELIQVDDVMEDDSLRFGPNGGLVFCMEYFANNFDWLEESLGHVEDDYILFDCPGQIELYTHLPVMRQLVEQLQQWEFRVCGVFLVDSQFMVETFKFISGVMAALSAMVTLEIAQVNLMTKMDLLNPKAKKEIEKYLDPDMYSMMEDNSVSLRSKRFEKLTKAICGLIDDYSMVRFLPFDRTDEEGVNIVLQHIDFSIQYGEDLEFKEPKEHDEEPSNTNFDEFFQDKADS is encoded by the exons ATGCCACGATATGCACAGTTGGTGATGGGTCCTGCCGGAAGTGGAAAGAGTA CTTACTGTGCCACCATGATAGAGCATTGCCAGGCCATTAACAGATCTGTACAGGTGGTAAATCTGGATCCAGCTGCAGAACATTTTAACTACCCGGTCATGGCAG ATATAAGAGAACTAATTCAGGTGGATGACGTTATGGAGGATGATTCCCTGAGATTTGGCCCTAATGGAGGACTGGTCTTTTGCATGGAGTACTTCGCCAACAACTTTGACTGGCTGGAAGAGAGTCTTGGTCACGTGGAGGATGACTACATACTATTCGATTGCCCTG GTCAGATCGAGCTGTATACTCATCTGCCTGTTATGAGGCAGCTTGTCGAACAGCTACAGCAGTGGGAATTTCGGGTGTGTGGGGTCTTCTTGGTTGACTCGCAGTTCATGGTGGAGACCTTTAAA TTTATTTCTGGAGTGATGGCTGCCTTGAGTGCTATGGTGACACTAGAAATAGCACAGGTCAACCTTATGACCAAGATGGATCTACTCAACCCAAAGGCTAAGAAGGAAATAGAGAAATAT CTGGACCCAGATATGTACTCCATGATGGAAGACAACTCTGTGTCTTTGAGAAGCAAGAGATTTGAGAAATTAACTAAGGCCATATGTGGTTTG ATTGACGATTACAGTATGGTTCGTTTCTTGCCCTTCGATCGCACTGATGAGGAGGGGGTCAACATCGTCCTGCAGCACATAGACTTCTCTATACAATATGGTGAAGACTTAGAGTTTAAAGAGCCTAAG gAACATGATGAGGAACCCAGCAACACAAATTTTGACGAGTTCTTTCAAGACAAAGCAGATTCTTGA
- the ube2g1b gene encoding ubiquitin-conjugating enzyme E2G 1b: MTEQSALLLRKQLAELNKNPVEGFSAGLIDDDDIYQWEVVVIGPQDTLFEGGFFKAHLIFPHDYPLRPPKMKFITEIWHPNVAKNGDVCISILHEPGEDKFGYEKPEERWLPIHTVETIMISVISMLADPNSDSPANVDAAKEWREDPNGEFKRKVARCVRKSQEMAFD, encoded by the exons atgactgaGCAATCGGCCCTGCTTTTGCGAAAACAGCTAGCAG AACTCAACAAAAACCCAGTTGAAGGGTTTTCTGCTGGTCTTATAGATGATGATGATATCTATCAGTGGGAAGTTGTAGTGATCGGTCCTCAAGACACATTATT TGAGGGTGGATTTTTTAAGGCTCATCTCATATTTCCTCACGATTACCCACTTCGACCTCCCAAGATGAAGTTTATTACAGAGATCTGGCATCCTAATG TTGCAAAGAATGGAGATGTGTGTATTTCCATCCTACACGAACCCGGAGAGGACAAATTCGGCTATGAGAAGCCAGAGGAGCGCTGGCTGCCCATTCACACCGTAGAGACCATTATGATAAGTGTGATCTCAATGTTAGCAGACCCCAACAGTGATTCACCAGCAAACGTGGATGCAGCT AAAGAGTGGAGAGAAGATCCCAACGGTGAGTTCAAGAGGAAAGTCGCCCGCTGTGTGAGAAAAAGCCAAGAGATGGCATTTGACTAA